The genomic segment tgaagaaaGCATGTTTGAGATTTGCTGATATACCACATTTTATTAGAattagagagaggaagaaagcatGTGAGTAAATGAGAGAAGGAATGTGTTTAGGTGCAAGAGCATATCTGTAAGAGAATGGGTGTGAGTGagaaaatgaatatgtatgtatatgagagagaagaaattttgtgccccttccctcccccctttcctccaATCATAGGTTGgcagtaaaatgttttaaaaaaaattctttacaaCAGCATTACAAATGCAACTGAAGAAAAGACAGCataattcaaaaatataaaaaataaactggaatacattaaaagtagaaaaaaaattctGACAGGAAGTCCTTAAAGACGGATCTAGTTGACATAGCAGTACAACAACAGTAAAATATAGACAATCAATATTTTTCCAATAAGCCCAAgtccttttttttaaagtgtagATCGCTGGAAagatctgtgcttttttttttctttacagagcCGGGAAATAGACTGAATGAATCGTAGGTAGAAGAGGGAAACAGTCATTGCTCCCAAAGAGTAGCAAAAAAGCTACCAGCAGCCCTGCTCCATCACTCTTTATCCTCTCTCCGCCTACCAAATCACCCCATCCGTCTGCTTCCCACTCTTCTTTGCCCCTCGCCagtctttccttcctgcctccacCCGTAACAGTGCACCAGCATTGCCACACTCGACCTTCTGTATGTGCACTCTTGTTGTGGTATTCAACATCCTCTCTTCCCTGAACCCCCTTTTTACCCCTCTTCTTGTCCTCCACCTCTTCTACAGTGCTACTTTATTTCCCCTTTTCCCAGGAAGCTAATCCtcaagcaagcaaaaaaaaaaaagcgcatcaGCTGGGTTAGGAGTTCTCAGCAAGGTAAAGCGGGGAAGTGAGGCTTCAGAGAGTGAAAGGAGAAAGCTTGCCAAGTTTTGTTAGAGATTGGGTCTGAACTACTATGGCAAATCCTATGTAAACTACAAAGGCGGCGCGAAGAACTTTATCTCCGGGCTGCTGTTTTCTACTTCCCGGCTCTTCCGGTCTACTCTGATTGGCTGATGCTGTCGATGAGTCATCACCCTGCGCCTCAGACAGAGGGTTGCTACCAGCAGTCAGCTGCCCAACCAAAAACTAACCCAATCCgcacaaaaatattttccctGCACTATTGAGGGGATGGCAAGTAGCTCAATCTGACAATTCTGCCTGGCGCCAGTTTCCCCTCCGTCCGTCACGAATTGCGACACGCAGTGCGCGTCACTTCCGGTCCGTGAGCCTCTGCAGTTCAAGATGGCGACGCACGGACTGGCGAGTGAGCGGTTGCGAACCCTGGAGGAGATCGAGAAGGAGATCGCGGCAGTGCTGCAAAGCGCCGGTAACGGACCTCATGGTCTCTCCTTCCTCAGTCCCGGAAGTGCGACCTCTTAACCATCCCTGCCTTCCAGCCCCTGAGTTCCTCCCGAGGCCTCCTCTGTCTATAACCGCTGCCCGCCCCCCCGACCTCTTAAGTTTCTTCCTGCCTATGATCCCTGTCCTCTGCATTCACGCCAGTGACCTCCTACTCCTAGTCTATTACCTGCGACTTCTGCCCTTTTCTCCGTGCTTCGGACCCTTCTCTGCTAAACATGTGTTTTTGTGGGCAGGGAATGTGACGCTCGAGCTCTCGAAGGAGAAACCCAACGAGCGTTTGCTGGATCGTCAGGCAGCACAGTTTGCGGCTTCTGTGCAAAAGGTGGAATCGGAGCTGTCCAGCCAGATTCGCTACCTGACTCAGGTGAGAGGTAGCACTTTCTGCAGTTGAGCCCTGCGGTGAGGTTGCCAGCTCATTCCAGG from the Rhinatrema bivittatum chromosome 14, aRhiBiv1.1, whole genome shotgun sequence genome contains:
- the LOC115076163 gene encoding mediator of RNA polymerase II transcription subunit 11-like, with protein sequence MATHGLASERLRTLEEIEKEIAAVLQSAGNVTLELSKEKPNERLLDRQAAQFAASVQKVESELSSQIRYLTQVATGQPHEGSSYSARKDCQMALNCADYARVKLGELSKTCEQMLEQL